The Streptomyces achromogenes genome window below encodes:
- a CDS encoding small secreted protein codes for MEGTKPVNKKLTAALSGGAVLVLALSGCSSDEGNKELDAWAKQVCDALPAQDAKVDAANAAIKQAATDNNAPVNVQKTDSKAFQDMSDAYSALAQAVQKAGTPPGVDNGEKKQKDAVAALTTLSTSYAGLKKQVDALDTKDQGKFADGLQDIATDLGRLSKSGNTALKNLEQGDVKDAMAKQDSCKKVAASASARAKKS; via the coding sequence GGTACTGGTACTGGCACTGTCCGGATGCAGCAGCGACGAAGGCAACAAGGAGCTCGACGCCTGGGCCAAGCAGGTCTGCGACGCGCTGCCCGCGCAGGACGCCAAGGTCGACGCGGCGAACGCCGCGATCAAGCAGGCCGCCACGGACAACAACGCCCCCGTGAACGTCCAGAAGACCGACTCCAAGGCCTTCCAGGACATGTCCGACGCCTACAGCGCGCTCGCGCAGGCCGTCCAGAAGGCGGGCACTCCGCCCGGCGTCGACAACGGCGAGAAGAAGCAGAAGGACGCCGTCGCGGCGCTCACGACCCTCTCGACCTCCTACGCCGGCCTGAAGAAGCAGGTCGACGCCCTGGACACCAAGGACCAGGGGAAGTTCGCCGACGGTCTGCAGGACATCGCCACCGATCTCGGCCGGCTCAGCAAGAGCGGCAACACCGCGCTGAAGAACCTCGAGCAGGGCGACGTCAAGGACGCCATGGCCAAGCAGGACAGCTGCAAGAAGGTGGCCGCCTCCGCCTCCGCCCGCGCGAAGAAGAGCTGA
- a CDS encoding DUF7059 domain-containing protein has product MSNATLSPLPSADRPDVAARLREALLAAAFTADGLLDLLGAPAYAALARSETVPALRATRGDTPLETLVRLFLLQQPVPHARVAEFLPVDACVESGWLVPTGGDEMAATVDVRPYGGPDGEDWFIVSDLGCAVGGAGGIGSNDEGVVLGVGGASTTLAGITVRRSVSAALDLGAGSGIQALHAARHATRVTATDLNPRALHITALTLALSAAPAAELREGSLFEPVRDDETYDLIVSNPPFVISPGARLTYRDGGMGGDDLCRSLVQGAGERLNEGGFAQFLANWQHVEGEDWQDRLRSWVPRGCDAWIVQREVQDVTQYAELWLRDAGDHRSDPAEYQAHYDAWLDEFEARKVKAVGFGWITLRRTAAAEPVITVEEWPHPVEQPLGDAVLAHFERLDYLRAHDDAALLAGHFRLVAEVVQEQVGLPGAEDPEHVVLRQHRGMRRATKVDTVGAGFAGVCDGSLSAGRILDAIAQLMGEDPVLLRDRTPAQIRLLVEQGFLEPAQ; this is encoded by the coding sequence GTGAGTAACGCCACCCTGTCTCCCCTGCCCTCCGCCGACCGTCCCGACGTCGCCGCCCGGCTGCGGGAGGCCCTGCTCGCGGCCGCCTTCACCGCGGACGGCCTCCTCGACCTGCTCGGCGCCCCCGCCTACGCGGCTCTGGCGCGCAGCGAGACCGTGCCGGCGCTGCGCGCGACCCGCGGGGACACGCCGCTGGAGACGCTCGTGCGCCTCTTCCTGCTCCAGCAACCCGTCCCGCACGCGCGTGTGGCGGAGTTCCTGCCCGTAGACGCGTGCGTGGAGAGCGGCTGGCTGGTCCCCACGGGCGGCGACGAGATGGCCGCGACCGTCGACGTGCGGCCGTACGGCGGTCCGGACGGCGAGGACTGGTTCATCGTGTCCGACCTCGGCTGCGCCGTCGGCGGCGCCGGCGGCATCGGCAGCAACGACGAGGGCGTCGTCCTGGGCGTCGGAGGCGCGTCGACGACCCTCGCCGGCATCACCGTGCGCAGGTCCGTCTCCGCCGCTCTCGACCTGGGCGCCGGATCGGGCATCCAGGCACTGCACGCCGCCCGGCACGCCACGCGCGTGACGGCGACCGACCTCAATCCGCGCGCGCTGCACATCACCGCCCTCACCCTCGCGCTGTCCGCCGCCCCGGCGGCCGAGCTGCGCGAGGGCTCACTCTTCGAGCCGGTCCGGGACGACGAGACCTACGACCTGATCGTGTCGAACCCGCCGTTCGTGATCTCGCCGGGCGCCCGGCTCACCTACCGGGACGGTGGGATGGGCGGGGACGATCTGTGCCGCTCGCTCGTTCAGGGGGCGGGGGAACGGCTGAACGAGGGCGGGTTCGCGCAGTTCCTCGCCAACTGGCAGCACGTGGAAGGGGAGGACTGGCAGGACAGGCTCAGATCGTGGGTGCCCCGTGGGTGCGACGCGTGGATCGTGCAGCGCGAGGTGCAGGACGTCACGCAGTACGCCGAACTCTGGCTGAGGGACGCCGGGGACCACCGCAGTGACCCCGCCGAGTACCAGGCGCACTACGACGCATGGCTGGACGAGTTCGAGGCGCGCAAGGTGAAGGCCGTCGGCTTCGGCTGGATCACCCTGCGCAGGACGGCGGCCGCGGAACCCGTGATCACCGTGGAGGAGTGGCCGCACCCGGTGGAACAGCCGCTCGGCGACGCGGTCCTGGCGCACTTCGAGCGGCTCGACTACCTGCGTGCCCACGACGACGCGGCTCTGCTCGCCGGTCACTTCCGGCTGGTCGCGGAGGTCGTCCAGGAACAGGTGGGGCTCCCCGGCGCGGAGGACCCGGAGCACGTGGTGCTGCGCCAGCACCGCGGCATGCGCCGGGCGACCAAGGTCGACACGGTCGGCGCGGGCTTCGCGGGCGTGTGCGACGGCTCGCTGAGCGCAGGCCGCATTCTCGACGCCATCGCCCAGCTGATGGGCGAGGACCCGGTGCTGCTGCGGGACCGCACTCCGGCCCAGATCCGCCTGTTGGTGGAGCAGGGGTTCCTCGAACCGGCGCAGTGA